A section of the Oryza sativa Japonica Group chromosome 1, ASM3414082v1 genome encodes:
- the LOC136355853 gene encoding uncharacterized protein, whose protein sequence is MAGLRKGKQDGHAQRQHLHLRRDMTTSSRDAYEEVQKSLQNEKNDMFEMSLPSLANEEKADAATLSEESSQGKLNGAERNEGEYSQGELHLSTFHAIVEQPLVESITELPLSQVDLLAVSCDKEELCDNVSLISMPQLVNEHVSSTISLCADSKHVVHIANEVEERELLSSLNTLGYVQFDDFCELDNLKEKLFAKSDLPCPTNAIFHIFGEYNDRGIFLVHRVYICSDLEHLVVPDKICKLERHVTANHIVSSLSCFDCKKQVVFSGLREEHHMEKPRTVFCEEGEDDVTMATMDTTIAHIMKQQEDIKIKSSMCCNLIRPRVTLLTSNGRQIYIRAPFWAREYLMESSRSPPSNGSSLISEIYLVWPQSQNQGAASPVLGQWACNFVWDPGPCEAHVGCAPIWWSTTLGPSWSSSHLYK, encoded by the exons atggcaggattgcgcaAGGGGAAACAAGATGGTCATGCTCAACGTCAACATCTACACCTTCGACGAGATATGACAACTTCTTCACGTgatgcatatgag gaagttcagaaaagtctccaaaatgagaagaacgatatgtttgagatgtcacttccatcactcgcgaatgaggagaaggctgatgcagctacattatctgaagaaagttcgcaaggtaaattaaatggtgctgagagaaatgaaggtgagtattctcaaggtgagctacacttgtccacttttcatgctatagtagagcaaccattagtggaatcaattactgagttgcctttgtcacaagttgatttacttgctgtttcttgtgataaagaagagttgtgtgataatgtttcacttatatccatgccacaactagtgaatgaacatgttagttctactatttctttgtgtgctgattctaagcatgttgttcacattgctaatgaagtagaggaacgcgaattgctatcttctttaaatactttgggctatgttcagtttgatgatttttgtgagctcgataatttgaaggagaaattatttgctaaatctgatttgccatgtccaactaatgctatttttcatatctttggcgaatataatgatagaggaatatttttggtgcatagagtttacatttgttcagatttagaacatcttgtagttccggataaaatatgcaagctagagagacatgttactgctaatcatattgtctcgagtttgtcttgttttgattgcaagaaacaggttgttttcAGTGGACTGcgcgaagagcaccatatggaaaaaccgaggacggttttctgtgaagaaggggaggatgatgtgaccatggctactatggatacgaccattgctcacatcatgaaacaacaagaagacatcaagatcaagtcctccatgtgctgcaatctgattcggccacgtgttacattgctgacttcaaacggccgccaaatctacatacgtgctccgttttgggcccgtgagtacttgatggaaagctctcgaagtcctccttccaacggatccagcctcatctcggaaatctatctcgtttggccgcaatcacaaaaccaaggtgctgcgtctcctgtattgggccaatgggcttgtaactttgtttgggaccctggcccatgtgaggcccatgtggggtgcgccccaatctggtggagcacgacccttggaccctcttggtcgtcctcccacctctataaatag